Sequence from the Pseudomonas sp. LS.1a genome:
GGGCAAGGGCGGAAAGACCAGCCAGTCGCTTCATGCGGTGTACTTCCTCTTAAACCAGTACGCCGGACTGGCGCAAGGCAGTACGGACTTTTTCGTGGCAGCCTTCGCTCAACCAGGTCAGCGGCAGGCGAATGCCTTTGTGCATCAGGCCCATTTCGACGAGTGCCCATTTCACCGGGATCGGGTTGGACTCGCAGAACAGGTCTTTGTGCAGCGGCATGAGTTTTTCGTTGATTGCGCGGGCCTTCTCGGCATTGCCCTCAAGGGCGGCCTCGCACAGGTCGGCCATTTCGCGCGGGGCGACGTTGGCGGTGACGGAAATGTTGCCCTTGCCGCCCATCAGGATCAGCTCGACGGCGGTCGGGTCGTCGCCGGACAGGACGATGAAGTCGCTATCGACGCCATCGAGGATCGCCTTGGCGCGTACCAGGTCGCCGGTGGCTTCCTTGATACCGATGATGTTCTTGACCTTCGACAGGCGGATCACGGTATCGGCCTGCATGTCGCAGGAGGTGCGGCCGGGTACGTTGTAGAGGATCTGCGGGATGTCGACGGCTTCGGCAATGTGCTTGAAGTGCTGGTACAGGCCTTCTTGCGTCGGCTTGTTGTAGTACGGCACTACCAGCAGGCAGGCGTCGGCACCGGCGCTCTTGGCGTTCTGGGTCAGGTGCACGGCTTCGGCAGTGGAGTTGGCACCGGTACCGGCGATGACCGGGATGCGGCGGGTGCTGCGCTTGACGCGCTCGACCACGTGCTTGATGACCAGGATATGTTCTTCGACATCCAGCGTGGCGGACTCACCGGTGGTGCCGACAGCGACGATCGCATGGGTGCCGTTTTCCAGGTGGAAGTCTACAAGTTTGTCGAGGCTGTCCCAGTCAAGACGCCCTTGTGCATCCATGGGAGTGACCAATGCCACCATACTGCCCGCAATCATGTAACTGCTCCTGCCGGAAAAAGAGAGCGGTAATGGTACTGGGGGCATCGGCCTTGCACAAGCGAAGCAGGCGGGTGGAGCATTCCCCTCGGCGCCTTATTTCGCTACCCTTGCTGCTTTGATCGGTGCAGCGCGGCCCGCCGGGCCGTCGACCTTGCTCCCCGCCAGCGTCCACGACCTCGCATGCGAGCCCCGGGCCCTGCCGACTGGAGGCTTTCGCCCGTCCTGTGCCGACCGCTCATCGCTTTAGGAATGCTGCATGTCCACCCCCACCGTCCGCGAACAATTCCTTGTCATCAGCGCCTTGGGCCCCAACCCCATGGAGCTGGCCAACGTCCTCAGCCGCGCTGCCTTCGAAAACCGCTGCGCGGTGGTCACCTCGCGCCTGAGCCGCCACGGCGAGACCAGCGCCCTGGTACTGCAGGTGGGCGGCAGCTGGGACGCCCTGGCGCGCCTCGAAGCCATGCTGCCGGGCCTGGGCAAGAAACACGGCCTGACCCTGGACGTGGTGCGCAGCGCCGACCAGGAAGTGCGCCCGCAGGCCCTGCCCTACGTGGCCTACGTCAGCGCCGCCTACCGCCCGGACATCATCAACGAGCTGTGCCAGTTCTTCCTCGACCACCGCGTCGAGCTGGAAGCCATGACCTGCGACACCTACCTGGCGCCGCAGACCGGCAGCAGCATGCTCAACGCCCAGTTCACCGTGATTCTGCCGGCCGGCACCCAGATCAGCTGGCTGCGTGACCAGTTCCTGGACTTTGCCGATGCCCTGA
This genomic interval carries:
- the dapA gene encoding 4-hydroxy-tetrahydrodipicolinate synthase, which translates into the protein MIAGSMVALVTPMDAQGRLDWDSLDKLVDFHLENGTHAIVAVGTTGESATLDVEEHILVIKHVVERVKRSTRRIPVIAGTGANSTAEAVHLTQNAKSAGADACLLVVPYYNKPTQEGLYQHFKHIAEAVDIPQILYNVPGRTSCDMQADTVIRLSKVKNIIGIKEATGDLVRAKAILDGVDSDFIVLSGDDPTAVELILMGGKGNISVTANVAPREMADLCEAALEGNAEKARAINEKLMPLHKDLFCESNPIPVKWALVEMGLMHKGIRLPLTWLSEGCHEKVRTALRQSGVLV
- a CDS encoding glycine cleavage system protein R, with translation MSTPTVREQFLVISALGPNPMELANVLSRAAFENRCAVVTSRLSRHGETSALVLQVGGSWDALARLEAMLPGLGKKHGLTLDVVRSADQEVRPQALPYVAYVSAAYRPDIINELCQFFLDHRVELEAMTCDTYLAPQTGSSMLNAQFTVILPAGTQISWLRDQFLDFADALNLDALIEPWRPQNPM